GCGGAGGCCGTCGACACGTTGACCCGTTTGGTCGAGGATCGCGCCCCGTGGCTGCGGGTGCGCTACGCCTTCTGACGCCCGACGCGCCCGCGCACCGCGGGACCATGCCGCCGACGCGACCTCGATGCGGACCACCGGGCAGGTGGGGAAGACGGGAGTGTGACGACAGGCCCTAGGCCTCGGCGCTGATGGGGATGATGCCGAGGGGTTCCGTGGTCGGCTGGTCGGAGCCGCCCGCGGGCTCGACGGTGATCCCGACGGCGACCGCGTTGCCCAGGGGGCCGTCGAGGACGCGCGTGGCGCGCTCGCCGTCATCGGCCAGAAGGCCCGCCGGGCGCAGGTCCCCGGCCTCCCCGGCGTACCAGAGTTCGTACACCGCGCCACTCGGCAGCGCCGGGAGGTCGCGGGCGCTGAAGGCGGCCTTGGCCTCGGCGCGGGAGACGACGACCGCGGCCTTGGCTCCGTCGGGGAGCTCACTGGTGTGCACGGTGGCGTCGGGGGCCGTGAGAATGTCCGCGAAGGCTCCGCCCGCGGTGCGAGCCTGCTCCCGCGCCTGGACCGCCTGGGCACGCGCTTCGTCGGCCTCCTCGTGCTGCCGGACGGCGACAGCGCCGAGCGCGGCCGCCGCCACGACGCTCGCAGCGAGCGCGAGGCGCCATCCGTTCCGGCGGAAGAATCCGCCATGGGGCCGGGCGGTGGGATGCCGACGGTCCTGCGGCGTGCGGGACACCTGCTCCATGACGCGCGCACGCAGGCCGACGGGGACCGGGGCGCTCTCGGCGGAGGCGAGCGCGGCGGCTGTCCTCTCGAACACGGTCACGTCCTCGCGGCAGACATCGCAGCCGGCGAGATGATTCTCGAAGGCGGCTTCCTCCGCCGGTGTCAGCGCGTGCAGGACATACGCCCCGGCACCGAGGTGCGGATCCTCTGCCGTCGTCATGGTCCGGCCTCCAGACAGGTGCGCAGCTGATCGAGGCCCTTCCGCATACGGGATTTCACCGTGCCCTCGGGGGTGGACAGCGAGCGCGCCACCTCGAGACAGGTCATTCCCTGGTAGTAGGCGAGCACCAGTGGCACTCGCTGGAGGCGGGCCAGGGCCGCCAGACAGCGGTGGACACGGCGCCGCTCATCGAGGTTCTCGACGGTCTCGGCGACCTGGTCGAAATCCCGGTCCGTCGACAGCATCCCGGCACGCACCTCGCGGTCCTTGCTCGCCTGGACGGAACGCACCCGGTCCACGGTGCGCCGATGGGCGAGAGTCAGCACCCATGCTTTCGCCGTTCCGAGGTCAGGCCGGAAACGGTCCGCCGTCCGCCACACCTCGATCATGACGTCCTGGGTCACCTCCTCGGCCTGGCCGGCGTCCCGCAGGATCCGGCAGGCCAGCCCCATCACCGGCTGGACCAGCGCGTCGTAGACGCCGGCGAACGCGTCCCTGTCGCCGTTCGCCGCCCGGAGCATCAGCGTGTCGAGGTCGGCGTGCGGTTCGCGTGAGTGAGGCAATGGTCTTCCCCCATCGTGCCTCTGGTGGTCGGTCGCCCCGGTGTGTGTGGCCGGGTCGCCCTGCTCGAAGCGGCCCGACCTGTCCGACTCTGCCGCCTGGGACGGGGTCGTGCCGTGTGGCCGCGCCAGCCGGGTGAGTTCCGGCTCGGGGCCGTAGCCCTTCACGGCGGCCTCCGGCGGTCGTGTGCCGGGGCCTGGACCCGCAGCGCGACGTGGACGGTCTTGCCTCCGATGCGGGGCACCACCCTGACGGAGTCGCCCAGATGGTGCATGATCTCCAGGCCGAAGCCGCCTCGCTGGTCGCCGCCGGCGGGCCGGTGCACGTCGGGCATGTCCTCGCTGTAGTCGGTGACGGCGATGTCCAGGGACTCGCCGTCCTCGGTGAGCGTCAGGAGACACGGGCCGCGGGTGTGGCGGACGGCGTTGGTGACGAGTTCGGACACGACCAGGACGACGTCGGCCGTTCGGGTGCATTCGGTCTCTTCCAGCCACCGGACCGCGATGCGACGGGCCGCGGCCGGAGTCCGCAGGCCCCAGGGCAGAGCCACGACGAGGCGCGTCACGCTGGACGCTGAGGGTGATGCGACGACGGCCATGACCGCTCCCTGGGGACGGGGACCTTCTGTGAGGGATTCGTAGCCGTCCCGGGCGCGGATGAGCCCCGGGCGCCGTTCCCCTCCGATCCGCACGTTTTCCGGCGCTCCTTCATCTGCCGGTGGATCGGCTCCGAATCCCTGATGACCCCGCACGGCGAG
This sequence is a window from Streptomyces sp. NBC_00691. Protein-coding genes within it:
- a CDS encoding anti-sigma factor; amino-acid sequence: MTTAEDPHLGAGAYVLHALTPAEEAAFENHLAGCDVCREDVTVFERTAAALASAESAPVPVGLRARVMEQVSRTPQDRRHPTARPHGGFFRRNGWRLALAASVVAAAALGAVAVRQHEEADEARAQAVQAREQARTAGGAFADILTAPDATVHTSELPDGAKAAVVVSRAEAKAAFSARDLPALPSGAVYELWYAGEAGDLRPAGLLADDGERATRVLDGPLGNAVAVGITVEPAGGSDQPTTEPLGIIPISAEA
- the sigK gene encoding ECF RNA polymerase sigma factor SigK, which produces MPHSREPHADLDTLMLRAANGDRDAFAGVYDALVQPVMGLACRILRDAGQAEEVTQDVMIEVWRTADRFRPDLGTAKAWVLTLAHRRTVDRVRSVQASKDREVRAGMLSTDRDFDQVAETVENLDERRRVHRCLAALARLQRVPLVLAYYQGMTCLEVARSLSTPEGTVKSRMRKGLDQLRTCLEAGP
- a CDS encoding ATP-binding protein; the protein is MAVVASPSASSVTRLVVALPWGLRTPAAARRIAVRWLEETECTRTADVVLVVSELVTNAVRHTRGPCLLTLTEDGESLDIAVTDYSEDMPDVHRPAGGDQRGGFGLEIMHHLGDSVRVVPRIGGKTVHVALRVQAPAHDRRRPP